From the Thermococcus guaymasensis DSM 11113 genome, one window contains:
- a CDS encoding glycerophosphodiester phosphodiesterase family protein, giving the protein MDSERPIILGHRGVKGPLENTLPAFERAIKHCDGIEFDVRITADGRLVTVHDGAFQAEGGEYSVKSLTYRELLRLHPMGKLIPTVERVLKLRPGLINADLKDIEALIPLLDLLERKKMLERVVISTDVWEWVPIILRECPDCRVGFSITNAMGLFRSLRAGVYSIHVPLDLVGYIGFGGLVALLNLYRKNREVWFWNYKMNEIEIVPKVIGLANAVISDDPLRLKRFIFS; this is encoded by the coding sequence ATGGACAGTGAAAGGCCTATCATCCTTGGACACAGGGGCGTAAAAGGGCCGCTGGAAAACACTCTCCCCGCTTTTGAGAGGGCCATTAAGCACTGTGATGGCATTGAGTTCGATGTAAGGATTACGGCAGATGGAAGACTGGTGACAGTGCACGATGGGGCGTTCCAGGCCGAAGGAGGAGAATATTCGGTCAAGTCCCTGACGTATCGAGAACTCTTAAGACTTCATCCCATGGGAAAGCTCATCCCTACTGTGGAAAGGGTTCTAAAACTGCGGCCTGGCTTGATAAACGCCGACCTTAAAGACATTGAGGCCCTAATCCCCCTCCTTGACCTCCTTGAGCGGAAAAAGATGCTTGAGAGAGTGGTTATCTCAACGGACGTCTGGGAGTGGGTTCCAATCATCCTCAGGGAGTGCCCGGACTGTCGCGTTGGGTTTTCAATAACAAACGCAATGGGGCTTTTCAGGAGCCTCCGCGCGGGGGTGTATTCCATTCATGTTCCCCTTGACCTCGTTGGATACATCGGTTTTGGAGGGTTAGTTGCTCTCCTCAACCTCTACCGGAAAAATAGAGAGGTGTGGTTCTGGAACTACAAGATGAACGAGATTGAGATAGTCCCCAAGGTTATTGGGCTTGCTAACGCGGTAATTTCTGACGATCCATTGAGGCTGAAAAGGTTTATATTCTCCTGA